A window from Parachlamydiales bacterium encodes these proteins:
- the rho gene encoding transcription termination factor Rho — protein sequence MDSENTEAESITQEHEESSARERSQTHHRSHSNDKNATPIEQEIIKIADIQRMNSDQLSQFGKNYGLKHLASLTKSQAVFEIVKLISENPNEVLFGEGVLEVLPDGFGFLRSPNYNYLPSPEDIYVSPAQIRRFDLRKGDTIYGTIRPPKEKEKYFAMLKVETINGVTPEKARERVLFENLTPLYPSERLVMETTRDKLSTRVLDLAAPIGKGQRGLIVAPPRSGKTIIMQNIANAIATNNKEVILMVLLIDERPEEVTDMQRIVKGEVIASTFDEPPERHVQIAEMTIEKARRQVEHGRDVVILLDNLTRLARAYNTVQPHSGKILTGGVDANALHKPKRFFGAARNIEEGGSLTIIATALIETGSRMDEVIFEEFKGTGNMELVLDRKLADRRTFPAVDILKSGTRKEELLYHPDELEKIFLLRQAVADLSSVDAMNLVLNRLRKTNSNIEFLLSVKE from the coding sequence ATGGATTCTGAAAATACCGAAGCCGAGTCAATCACTCAGGAGCACGAGGAGTCCTCTGCGCGCGAAAGAAGCCAAACCCATCACCGCTCTCATAGTAACGACAAAAATGCCACTCCCATAGAGCAAGAAATCATAAAAATCGCCGACATCCAAAGGATGAACAGCGACCAATTAAGCCAATTCGGAAAAAACTACGGCCTTAAGCACCTAGCTTCCCTGACGAAATCGCAAGCTGTGTTTGAAATCGTTAAGCTGATCTCCGAAAACCCTAACGAAGTGCTTTTCGGCGAAGGCGTCCTTGAAGTCCTCCCCGACGGCTTCGGCTTTCTACGCTCCCCTAACTACAACTACCTGCCTTCTCCCGAAGATATTTATGTCTCTCCAGCACAAATCCGCCGTTTCGACCTGCGTAAAGGCGACACCATCTACGGCACTATCCGCCCACCTAAAGAGAAAGAAAAATACTTCGCAATGCTTAAAGTGGAGACCATCAACGGCGTCACTCCGGAGAAAGCCCGCGAACGTGTCCTCTTTGAAAACCTTACACCTCTATACCCTAGCGAACGCTTGGTCATGGAAACGACACGTGACAAACTATCCACACGTGTACTTGACCTAGCCGCCCCTATCGGTAAAGGCCAGCGCGGACTGATCGTCGCTCCTCCCCGCTCCGGTAAGACGATCATTATGCAAAACATTGCTAATGCTATCGCTACTAACAACAAAGAAGTGATCCTGATGGTATTGCTCATCGACGAGCGCCCTGAAGAAGTCACCGATATGCAACGTATCGTCAAAGGCGAAGTCATCGCTTCCACATTTGACGAACCCCCCGAGCGCCACGTCCAAATCGCTGAGATGACAATTGAAAAAGCACGCCGCCAAGTAGAACATGGCCGCGATGTCGTCATCCTCCTCGACAACCTGACACGTCTAGCCCGCGCATACAATACAGTCCAGCCGCACTCCGGCAAGATCCTTACAGGTGGTGTAGATGCTAACGCCTTGCATAAACCCAAACGTTTCTTCGGTGCTGCACGTAACATCGAAGAAGGCGGCTCGCTCACTATCATCGCTACTGCGTTGATTGAAACGGGCTCACGTATGGACGAGGTTATCTTTGAAGAATTCAAAGGTACCGGTAACATGGAACTTGTACTAGACCGCAAACTAGCCGACAGACGTACATTCCCAGCAGTGGATATTCTCAAGAGCGGTACACGTAAAGAAGAACTCCTTTACCATCCTGATGAACTGGAAAAAATCTTCCTCTTGCGTCAAGCAGTGGCTGATCTTTCCTCTGTGGATGCAATGAATCTAGTTCTTAACCGTTTAAGAAAAACCAATAGCAATATAGAGTTCCTATTGTCGGTAAAAGAGTAA
- the coaE gene encoding dephospho-CoA kinase (Dephospho-CoA kinase (CoaE) performs the final step in coenzyme A biosynthesis.), whose translation MKKVAVTGGLASGKTTVCDIFHSLGAEVVHADAIVHQLLSSDSQIIQAVIRLIGQEALEGNQLNRAIIAKIVFDKPELLSSLEEILHPAVQRKIEERFSQVCASNDAPLFVAEIPLLFESGAEKFYDLTICVLADTEERQRRYLHRQKDFVNDFEKRQQKQWTQERKAELADIILYNNGSFEELKENITTLFHSLTQT comes from the coding sequence TTGAAGAAAGTTGCTGTTACAGGCGGACTTGCCAGTGGCAAGACTACTGTTTGCGATATTTTCCACAGTCTAGGTGCCGAAGTCGTCCACGCTGACGCTATCGTGCATCAGTTGCTGTCCAGCGATTCCCAAATTATCCAGGCCGTTATTAGACTCATTGGCCAAGAAGCGCTTGAAGGCAATCAACTTAACCGTGCAATAATCGCAAAGATAGTTTTTGACAAACCCGAACTATTAAGTTCACTAGAAGAAATTCTTCATCCCGCCGTACAAAGAAAGATTGAAGAACGTTTTTCACAGGTTTGCGCATCCAACGACGCACCCCTTTTCGTCGCCGAGATTCCCCTCCTCTTCGAAAGCGGTGCAGAAAAATTTTATGATTTGACTATCTGTGTACTAGCTGACACAGAAGAACGTCAGCGGCGCTACCTCCATCGGCAAAAAGACTTTGTCAATGACTTTGAGAAGCGCCAACAAAAACAATGGACGCAAGAGCGTAAAGCCGAACTTGCAGATATCATCCTCTATAATAACGGGAGTTTTGAAGAGCTCAAAGAAAATATCACAACGCTCTTCCACTCTTTAACCCAAACCTAA